ATAGGGATTGACGTGGTCGAGAACCACCGGATCGCCGAGGCCATTCAGCGGCATGGGGAACGATTCGTGGAACGAATCTTTCATCCGGGCGAAGCGGAATATTGCCGCTCCATGCGCGACCCGCACCCGCACTTCGCGGCGCGTTTTGCAGCCAAGGAAGCGGTCTCGAAAGCCTTTGGAACCGGCTTCGCGGGCCAGGTGACCTGGCGCGACATCGAGATCCGCCGCAAAGCCAGCGGTGAACCGTTTGTCGTCCTCCACAACGGCGCAGCGGCGCTCGCCACGCAGCTCGGCGTCCACACGGTGCTGATCAGCCTGAGCCATTCGGAAGGGTATGCAGTTGCCAACGCGCTCC
The Verrucomicrobiota bacterium DNA segment above includes these coding regions:
- the acpS gene encoding holo-ACP synthase, which translates into the protein MTVFGIGIDVVENHRIAEAIQRHGERFVERIFHPGEAEYCRSMRDPHPHFAARFAAKEAVSKAFGTGFAGQVTWRDIEIRRKASGEPFVVLHNGAAALATQLGVHTVLISLSHSEGYAVANALLMKD